From the Patescibacteria group bacterium genome, the window CTATTTTAGAAGGTCGTCCCAAGAAGAAGACGATGAAAATCTGGTAGCTTATCAAACCAACCAACGAGATAATGCTAATAATGGCAAAAAATTTTTTTATTCTCTCTGCTTTTAATTTCATCTTTTTATCTTTATAGCCGTTCTTATAAATTCTTTAAATAAAGGATGAGGCGAGAGCAATCTTGATTTAAATTCCGGATGAAACTGAGTGGCTAAGAAAAAGGGGTGATTTTTTAGTTCAATCATTTCCACTAAATTTGATTGAGGGTTAAGACCAGAAAAAACCAACCCCTTTTTTTCTAAAATTTCTCTAAATTGATTGTTGACTTCATAACGATGGCGATGACGTTCAAAAATAATTGGCTTTTTATTTTTTTTATTACCAAAATAAGCCCGATAAGCTAAAGTTTTTTCTTTTATTAAACACGGATAAACGCCCAGTCTCATACTGCCACCGTAATGTGATTTTTGAATATTTTTAATTTGTTCTGGCATTAAATCAACAACAGGATATTTAGTCTTTGGATTAATTTCTGTCGAATGAGCATCTTTAAAACCAGCGACATTTCTTGCGAACTCAACGACAGCTAACTGTAAGCCGAAACAGAGACCCAGAAAAGGGATTTTATTTCTTCGACAATAGGAAATAGCTTTTATTTTTCCCTCTGTTCCTCGTGAGCCAAAGCCACCAGGAACAATTATTCCGTGATACTCCTTCAATTCTTTTAACACTCTCGGATTACCTTCATATTTTTCTGAATCAAGCCAAATAATTTTTGGTTTTCTTTTAAAAAACCACGCTGCATGTTTAATGGCTTCAATAACTGAAAGATAAGAGTCAGTTAAAGTAAATTCGCCGGTGGCAAAGTATTTACCAACTATCCCAATTTTTACTTCCTTTTTTACTGTTTTAATAATTTTTACTAAACGAGACCAATTTTTCAAACCTCTCTTTTTTATTGGCAGTTTAAACTTTCTCAAAATTTTCGTACCCAACCCTTCCTTTTCAAAATTTAAAGGAATTTCATAAATTGACTCAACGTCTGGGGCCGAAATAACATCTTCTTCTCGTAGATTACAAAAAATAGAAAGCTTTTTTCTCCTCGGTTGATCTAAAGGAAATTTTGCCCGACACAAAATAATATCTGGTTGAATGCCGGCTTCGTTGAGTAGGCGAACAGCTTGTTGACTTGGCTTGGTTTTCATCTCTCCTAATTTTTCTGGAATGGGTAAATAAACAACTAGAATAAAGAGAACACTTTTCGGTTTGTCTAAATGCATCATTCTCGCTGCTTCTAAATAAAGAGCATTTTG encodes:
- a CDS encoding CTP synthase, producing MTRYIFIIGGVLSGVGKGTATASLALILKSYGYRVTAIKIDPYLNVDAGTMNPTEHGEVFVTEDGDETDQDIGTYERFLNENIYSDNYLTTGRVYETVIHRERRLEYGGKCVEAIPHIPEEVIRRIEGVAKKTKAHFVLVEIGGTVGEYQNALYLEAARMMHLDKPKSVLFILVVYLPIPEKLGEMKTKPSQQAVRLLNEAGIQPDIILCRAKFPLDQPRRKKLSIFCNLREEDVISAPDVESIYEIPLNFEKEGLGTKILRKFKLPIKKRGLKNWSRLVKIIKTVKKEVKIGIVGKYFATGEFTLTDSYLSVIEAIKHAAWFFKRKPKIIWLDSEKYEGNPRVLKELKEYHGIIVPGGFGSRGTEGKIKAISYCRRNKIPFLGLCFGLQLAVVEFARNVAGFKDAHSTEINPKTKYPVVDLMPEQIKNIQKSHYGGSMRLGVYPCLIKEKTLAYRAYFGNKKNKKPIIFERHRHRYEVNNQFREILEKKGLVFSGLNPQSNLVEMIELKNHPFFLATQFHPEFKSRLLSPHPLFKEFIRTAIKIKR